The following are from one region of the Streptomyces changanensis genome:
- a CDS encoding type II toxin-antitoxin system VapB family antitoxin — translation MAKVTVSLDAELVVEVMVLAGVGSPQDAVELVVRDYIQRGHRTEERVASEDAPRAPEPSPQDHHG, via the coding sequence ATGGCCAAGGTGACAGTCAGTCTGGATGCCGAACTCGTCGTGGAAGTCATGGTCCTGGCGGGCGTCGGCAGCCCGCAGGACGCCGTGGAGCTCGTCGTCCGCGACTACATCCAGCGCGGGCACCGCACGGAGGAGCGGGTGGCGAGCGAGGACGCCCCCCGCGCCCCGGAGCCCAGTCCGCAGGACCACCACGGCTGA
- a CDS encoding phosphatidylserine decarboxylase, whose product MPHSQTSAPRDSRTGVRLARGASPWLLPTVATAALSLARSRRSKRAAAIAVPTTALAAGMLWFFRDPEREIAQGRVISPADGVVQSIMPWKDGRTRVAIFMSPLNVHVNRAPLAGTVTSVEHIPGGFVPAFNKESENNERVVWHFDTELGDIEMVQIAGAVARRIVPYLSQGAKVEQGDRIGLIRFGSRVDIYLPEGVDVAVEVGQTTTAGVTRIDRD is encoded by the coding sequence ATGCCCCACAGCCAAACCTCTGCACCTCGCGACAGCCGCACCGGCGTACGCCTCGCGCGCGGAGCATCGCCGTGGCTCCTGCCGACCGTCGCCACCGCTGCACTCAGTCTTGCCCGCTCGCGCCGTTCCAAGCGCGCCGCGGCCATCGCTGTGCCCACCACCGCGCTCGCGGCGGGCATGCTGTGGTTCTTCCGCGACCCCGAGCGCGAGATCGCTCAGGGCAGGGTCATCTCGCCCGCCGACGGTGTGGTGCAGAGCATCATGCCGTGGAAGGACGGGCGCACCCGGGTCGCCATCTTCATGAGCCCCCTGAACGTCCACGTCAACCGCGCCCCCCTCGCGGGCACGGTGACCTCCGTGGAGCACATCCCGGGCGGGTTCGTGCCGGCGTTCAACAAGGAGAGCGAGAACAACGAGCGCGTCGTCTGGCACTTCGACACCGAGCTCGGCGACATCGAGATGGTGCAGATCGCCGGCGCCGTGGCGCGACGCATCGTCCCCTACCTGTCGCAGGGCGCCAAGGTGGAGCAGGGCGACCGGATCGGTCTGATCCGCTTCGGCTCGCGGGTCGACATCTACCTTCCGGAAGGTGTGGACGTCGCCGTCGAGGTCGGACAGACCACGACCGCGGGGGTGACTCGCATTGACCGTGATTGA
- a CDS encoding HpcH/HpaI aldolase/citrate lyase family protein, which produces MTATTPAGSVNRLRPRRSCLAVPGSNPRFLEKAQGLPADQVFLDLEDACAPLAKPDARHTIVKFLNEGDWTGKTRVVRVNDWTTQWTYRDVVTVVEGAGPNLDCIMLPKVQDASQVVALDLLLTQIEKTMGFEVGRIGIEAQIENARGLNNVNEIAQASPRIETIIFGPADFMASINMKSLVVGEQPPGYPADAYHYILMKILMAARANDLQAIDGPYLQIKNVDGFRAVAGRAAALGFDGKWVLHPGQVEAANEVFSPSQEDYDHAELILDAYDYYTSEAGGKKGSAMLGDEMIDEASRKMALVIAGKGRAAGMRRTSTFEAPEA; this is translated from the coding sequence ATGACCGCGACCACCCCCGCCGGCTCCGTGAACCGGCTGCGCCCCCGCCGCTCCTGCCTGGCGGTGCCCGGCTCGAACCCGCGGTTCCTGGAGAAGGCCCAGGGCCTCCCGGCCGACCAGGTGTTCCTGGACCTGGAGGACGCCTGCGCACCGCTCGCCAAGCCCGACGCCCGGCACACCATCGTGAAGTTCCTCAACGAGGGCGACTGGACGGGCAAGACCAGGGTCGTACGGGTGAACGACTGGACGACCCAGTGGACGTACCGGGACGTCGTCACGGTCGTCGAGGGCGCGGGTCCCAACCTGGACTGCATCATGCTGCCCAAGGTGCAGGACGCCTCCCAGGTCGTCGCGCTGGACCTGCTGCTGACGCAGATCGAGAAGACGATGGGCTTCGAGGTCGGCCGGATCGGCATCGAGGCGCAGATCGAGAACGCCCGGGGCCTGAACAACGTCAACGAGATCGCGCAGGCGTCCCCGCGCATCGAGACGATCATCTTCGGCCCGGCCGACTTCATGGCGTCGATCAACATGAAGTCGCTGGTGGTCGGCGAGCAGCCGCCCGGCTACCCGGCGGACGCCTACCACTACATCCTGATGAAGATCCTCATGGCGGCCCGCGCCAACGACCTGCAGGCGATCGACGGCCCCTACCTGCAGATCAAGAACGTGGACGGCTTCCGCGCCGTCGCCGGCCGCGCCGCCGCGCTGGGCTTCGACGGCAAGTGGGTGCTGCACCCGGGCCAGGTCGAGGCCGCCAACGAGGTGTTCTCCCCCTCGCAGGAGGACTACGACCACGCCGAGCTGATCCTCGACGCGTACGACTACTACACGTCCGAGGCGGGCGGCAAGAAGGGCTCGGCGATGCTCGGCGACGAGATGATCGACGAGGCCAGCCGGAAGATGGCGCTGGTCATCGCCGGCAAGGGACGGGCCGCCGGCATGCGGCGCACCAGCACGTTCGAAGCCCCGGAGGCGTAG
- the pssA gene encoding CDP-diacylglycerol--serine O-phosphatidyltransferase produces the protein MTVIDPERPAGWVSDGEVDTSAEDQEEMPLSLRLSIADTLTLGNATCGFMAVYFTTTGILIPHLVGSEESGMARHSAATAVILMLCAAVFDLFDGLVARKLRSSPMGAELDNLSDLISFGLAPAYFVLVYGMVADDAHQRVSAVAAIVVLLAVVLRLARFSCVTMKDGMFQGMPSPFGALTVVSIVLLELPFIPTLLAIIGTAWLMVSRVEYPKPRGILAVAMLSWIVGAMGLLAAWAFEAPGGQLLLQTGCALQVVLGAVIPLFATARRVNTFRDNRRESREARTAQLP, from the coding sequence TTGACCGTGATTGACCCCGAAAGGCCGGCCGGCTGGGTCTCCGACGGCGAGGTGGACACCTCCGCCGAGGACCAGGAGGAGATGCCGCTGTCGCTCCGCCTGTCGATAGCGGACACGCTCACGCTGGGTAACGCCACCTGCGGTTTCATGGCGGTGTACTTCACCACCACCGGGATCCTCATCCCGCACCTCGTGGGCAGCGAGGAGAGCGGCATGGCGCGGCACTCCGCCGCGACCGCCGTGATCCTCATGCTCTGCGCGGCCGTCTTCGACCTCTTCGACGGGCTCGTGGCGCGCAAGCTCCGCTCGTCCCCGATGGGCGCCGAGCTCGACAACCTGTCGGACCTGATCAGCTTCGGTCTGGCCCCGGCGTACTTCGTGCTCGTCTACGGGATGGTGGCGGACGACGCCCACCAGCGGGTCTCCGCGGTGGCGGCGATCGTGGTCCTGCTCGCGGTGGTGCTGCGGCTCGCCAGATTCTCCTGCGTGACCATGAAGGACGGCATGTTCCAGGGCATGCCGAGCCCCTTCGGGGCGCTGACGGTCGTGTCGATCGTGCTGCTGGAGCTGCCGTTCATCCCGACGCTGCTGGCGATCATCGGTACGGCGTGGCTCATGGTCAGCCGCGTCGAGTACCCGAAGCCGCGGGGCATCCTCGCGGTGGCGATGCTCAGCTGGATCGTCGGCGCGATGGGCCTGCTGGCCGCGTGGGCCTTCGAGGCCCCGGGCGGGCAGCTGCTGCTGCAGACCGGCTGCGCCCTCCAGGTCGTACTGGGCGCGGTGATCCCGCTCTTCGCGACGGCGCGACGGGTGAACACCTTCCGCGACAACCGGCGCGAGAGCCGGGAGGCGCGGACGGCGCAGCTGCCGTAG
- a CDS encoding AlkA N-terminal domain-containing protein, translating to MHTDTERCVRAVRSKDARFDGWFFTAVLTTRIYCRPSCPVVPPKPRNMVFYPSAAACQQAGFRACKRCRPDTSPGSPEWDVRADAVARAMRLIRDGVVDREGVPGLAARLGYSTRQIERQLRAELGAGPLALARAQRAQTARVLIETTAMPMADIAFAAGFSSVRTFNETVREVFALAPGELRARATGPRAAPSPTPGVIALRLPYRTPLDPSNLFGHLAATAVPGVEEWRDGAYRRTLALPNGPGIVSLAPAAGHIACRLLLTDPRDLSHAISRCRWLLDLDADPVAVDEQLRADPLLAPLVDAAPGRRVPRTVDAAEFAVRAVLGQQVSTAAARTHAGRLVTAHGTPVEDPEGGLTHLFPAPGALAALDPEALALPRTRRTTLTTLVGALADGTLRLGLDTDWEEARTRLLALPGLGPWTVEAIAMRALGDPDAFLPTDLGVRRAAAGLGLPSTPAALTARAAAWRPWRAYAVQYLWATDSHPINHLPS from the coding sequence ATGCACACCGACACCGAGCGCTGCGTACGGGCGGTCCGGTCGAAGGACGCCCGCTTCGACGGCTGGTTCTTCACCGCCGTCCTCACCACCCGCATCTACTGCCGCCCCAGCTGCCCGGTGGTGCCCCCCAAGCCCCGGAACATGGTGTTCTACCCGAGCGCCGCCGCCTGCCAGCAGGCCGGGTTCCGCGCCTGCAAGCGCTGTCGGCCCGACACCAGCCCCGGCTCCCCGGAGTGGGACGTACGGGCCGACGCCGTCGCCCGCGCCATGCGCCTCATCCGCGACGGCGTCGTCGACCGCGAGGGCGTCCCCGGTCTCGCCGCCCGCCTCGGGTACTCCACCCGCCAGATCGAGCGGCAGCTCCGCGCCGAACTGGGCGCCGGGCCGCTCGCCCTCGCCCGCGCCCAGCGCGCGCAGACCGCCCGCGTCCTCATCGAGACCACCGCCATGCCCATGGCGGACATCGCCTTCGCCGCCGGGTTCTCCTCCGTGCGCACCTTCAACGAGACGGTCCGCGAGGTCTTCGCCCTCGCCCCCGGCGAGCTGCGCGCCCGTGCCACCGGCCCCCGCGCCGCCCCCTCGCCCACCCCCGGCGTCATCGCCCTGCGGCTGCCCTACCGCACGCCCCTCGACCCGTCCAACCTCTTCGGGCACCTCGCCGCCACCGCCGTCCCCGGCGTCGAGGAGTGGCGCGACGGCGCCTACCGGCGCACGCTCGCCCTCCCGAACGGGCCCGGCATCGTCTCCCTCGCCCCGGCCGCCGGCCACATCGCCTGCCGGCTGCTCCTCACCGACCCGCGCGACCTCTCCCACGCCATCAGCCGCTGCCGCTGGCTCCTCGACCTCGACGCCGACCCCGTCGCCGTCGACGAGCAGCTGCGCGCCGACCCGCTGCTCGCGCCGCTCGTCGACGCGGCGCCCGGCCGCCGCGTCCCCCGTACCGTCGACGCCGCCGAGTTCGCCGTCCGCGCCGTCCTCGGCCAGCAGGTCTCCACGGCCGCGGCCCGCACCCACGCCGGGCGCCTGGTCACCGCGCACGGCACCCCCGTCGAGGACCCCGAGGGGGGACTCACCCATCTGTTCCCCGCGCCCGGGGCGCTCGCCGCGCTCGACCCCGAGGCCCTCGCCCTGCCGCGCACCCGCCGCACGACGCTCACCACCCTTGTCGGCGCTCTCGCCGACGGCACCCTCCGACTGGGCCTGGACACCGACTGGGAGGAGGCCCGCACCCGCCTCCTCGCCCTGCCCGGCCTGGGCCCCTGGACCGTCGAGGCGATCGCCATGAGGGCCCTCGGCGACCCCGACGCCTTCCTCCCCACCGACCTCGGCGTCCGCCGGGCCGCCGCCGGGCTCGGCCTGCCGTCCACTCCCGCCGCGCTCACGGCACGCGCCGCCGCCTGGCGCCCCTGGCGCGCCTACGCCGTCCAGTACCTCTGGGCGACCGACAGCCACCCGATCAACCACCTCCCCTCCTGA
- a CDS encoding methylated-DNA--[protein]-cysteine S-methyltransferase, giving the protein MNRQHTVVDSPYGPLTLVATDGVLSGLYMTDQRHRPAEETFGEPDPRPFTEAVRQLDAYHAGELTAFDLPLRLAGTPFQRRVWDELRRVPYGETRTYGDLARALGAPQASRAVGLANGRNPVGIIVPCHRVIGASGGLTGYGGGLDRKRRLLAFESGNRAGALF; this is encoded by the coding sequence ATGAACCGGCAGCACACCGTCGTCGACAGCCCCTACGGCCCGCTCACGCTCGTCGCCACCGACGGCGTCCTCAGCGGGCTGTACATGACCGACCAGCGTCACCGCCCCGCCGAGGAGACCTTCGGCGAACCCGACCCGCGGCCCTTCACCGAGGCCGTCCGCCAGCTGGACGCCTACCACGCCGGCGAACTGACCGCGTTCGACCTGCCCCTGCGCCTGGCCGGCACACCGTTCCAGCGCCGCGTCTGGGACGAGCTGCGCAGGGTCCCCTACGGCGAGACCCGGACGTACGGCGACCTCGCCCGGGCCCTCGGCGCGCCCCAGGCGTCCCGCGCGGTCGGCCTCGCCAACGGCCGCAACCCCGTCGGCATCATCGTCCCCTGCCACCGGGTGATCGGCGCGAGCGGCGGCCTGACCGGCTACGGCGGCGGCCTCGACCGCAAGCGCCGACTGCTCGCCTTCGAGAGCGGCAACCGGGCCGGCGCCCTGTTCTAG
- a CDS encoding NUDIX domain-containing protein, protein MTTTDYATYIAGLPKVLAGAATLLRDPEGRVLLVEPNYREGWALPGGTIESDADETPRQAARRETLEEIGLDVPPGPLLAVDWVLGPDRPPIVGYVYDGGVLDAEAFGRIRLQETELLSWRLVPREEIGTYLLGPLASRVAAALDALEAGRGPVELENGRPAR, encoded by the coding sequence ATGACCACGACCGACTACGCCACGTACATCGCCGGGCTGCCCAAGGTGCTCGCGGGCGCCGCCACGCTGCTGCGCGATCCGGAGGGACGCGTCCTGCTCGTCGAGCCCAACTACCGCGAGGGCTGGGCGCTGCCCGGCGGGACGATCGAGTCCGACGCGGACGAGACACCCCGCCAGGCGGCCCGCCGCGAGACCCTGGAGGAGATCGGGCTGGACGTGCCGCCCGGCCCCCTCCTGGCCGTCGACTGGGTGCTGGGCCCGGACCGCCCGCCGATCGTGGGGTACGTGTACGACGGCGGCGTCCTCGACGCGGAGGCGTTCGGGCGGATCCGCCTGCAGGAGACGGAGTTGCTCTCCTGGCGGCTGGTGCCCCGCGAGGAGATCGGGACCTACCTGCTCGGCCCGCTCGCCTCGCGGGTGGCGGCGGCGCTGGACGCCCTGGAGGCGGGCCGGGGGCCGGTCGAGCTGGAGAACGGCCGCCCCGCGCGCTGA
- a CDS encoding MaoC family dehydratase: MQFGRTYEEFEVGAVYKHWPGKTVTEYDDHLFCLLTMNHHPLHMDANYAERTTDFGRNVVVGNYVYSLLLGMSVPDVSGKAIANLEVESLRHVAPTFHGDTIYGETTVLDKTPSRSKDDRGIVYVETKGYKQDGTLVCVFRRKVMVPTETYIKERGGEQPGRPELNAPSEKTEK, encoded by the coding sequence ATGCAGTTCGGACGCACCTACGAGGAGTTCGAGGTCGGGGCCGTGTACAAGCACTGGCCCGGGAAGACGGTCACCGAGTACGACGACCACCTCTTCTGCCTCCTCACCATGAACCACCACCCGCTCCACATGGACGCGAACTACGCGGAGAGGACCACCGACTTCGGCCGGAACGTCGTCGTCGGGAACTACGTCTACTCGCTGCTGCTGGGCATGTCCGTGCCGGACGTCTCCGGCAAGGCCATCGCCAACCTGGAGGTCGAGTCGCTGCGGCACGTGGCGCCGACCTTCCACGGGGACACGATCTACGGCGAGACGACCGTGCTGGACAAGACCCCGTCCCGGTCGAAGGACGACCGCGGGATCGTGTACGTCGAGACCAAGGGCTACAAGCAGGACGGCACGCTCGTGTGCGTGTTCCGCCGCAAGGTGATGGTCCCCACCGAGACGTACATCAAGGAGCGCGGCGGTGAGCAGCCGGGCCGCCCGGAGCTGAACGCCCCCTCGGAAAAGACGGAGAAGTAG
- a CDS encoding acyl-CoA dehydrogenase family protein, translating into MARLAQTAGLTDVQQEIVSTVREFVDKEIIPVATELEHRDEYPQEIVDGLKELGLFGLMIPEEYGGLGESLLTYALCVEEIARGWMSVSGIINTHFIVAYMLKQHGTQEQKDTFLPRMAAGEVRGAFSMSEPGLGSDVSAITSKAVRDGDEYVLNGQKMWLTNGGTSTLVAVLVRSDEGHPEGTAPHRSMTTFLVEKEPGFGEVRPGLTIPGKIDKMGYKGVDTTELIMDGLRIPANRVLGGVTGRGFYHMMDGVEVGRVNVAARGCGVAQRAFELGVGYAQQRHTFGKPIAQHQAIQFKLAEMATKVEAAHAMMVNAARKKDSGERNDLEAGMAKYLASEYCKEVVEDAFRIHGGYGFSKEYEIERLYREAPMLLIGEGTAEIQKMIIGRRLLEEYRVQG; encoded by the coding sequence ATGGCCCGACTCGCGCAGACCGCCGGTCTCACCGACGTCCAGCAGGAGATCGTCTCGACGGTCCGGGAGTTCGTCGACAAGGAGATCATCCCGGTCGCGACGGAGCTGGAGCACCGGGACGAGTACCCCCAGGAGATCGTGGACGGGCTCAAGGAGCTCGGCCTGTTCGGCCTGATGATCCCGGAGGAGTACGGGGGTCTGGGCGAGTCGCTCCTGACGTACGCGCTGTGCGTGGAGGAGATCGCCCGGGGCTGGATGTCCGTGTCGGGCATCATCAACACGCACTTCATCGTGGCGTACATGCTCAAGCAGCACGGCACCCAGGAGCAGAAGGACACCTTCCTGCCGCGGATGGCGGCCGGCGAGGTGCGCGGCGCGTTCTCGATGTCGGAGCCCGGCCTGGGCTCGGACGTGTCGGCCATCACGTCGAAGGCGGTGCGGGACGGTGACGAGTACGTCCTGAACGGCCAGAAGATGTGGCTGACGAACGGCGGCACGTCCACGCTTGTCGCCGTACTGGTCCGCAGTGACGAAGGACACCCCGAGGGCACGGCCCCGCACCGGTCGATGACGACCTTCCTGGTGGAGAAGGAGCCCGGCTTCGGCGAGGTCCGGCCCGGTCTCACCATCCCCGGGAAGATCGACAAGATGGGGTACAAGGGGGTCGACACCACCGAGCTGATCATGGACGGACTACGCATTCCGGCCAATCGGGTCCTGGGCGGGGTCACCGGCCGAGGGTTCTATCACATGATGGACGGCGTCGAGGTCGGTCGCGTGAACGTGGCCGCGCGGGGCTGTGGCGTCGCACAACGCGCCTTCGAGCTGGGCGTCGGGTACGCCCAGCAGCGTCACACCTTCGGCAAGCCGATCGCCCAGCACCAGGCCATTCAGTTCAAGCTGGCCGAAATGGCTACCAAGGTCGAGGCCGCTCATGCCATGATGGTGAACGCAGCTCGCAAAAAGGACTCCGGGGAGCGAAACGACCTCGAAGCGGGCATGGCCAAGTACCTGGCCTCCGAGTACTGCAAGGAGGTCGTGGAGGACGCCTTCCGTATCCACGGTGGATACGGGTTCTCCAAGGAGTACGAGATCGAGCGCCTCTACCGCGAGGCGCCGATGCTCCTCATCGGTGAAGGCACGGCCGAGATCCAGAAGATGATCATCGGCCGCCGGCTGCTGGAGGAGTACCGGGTCCAGGGCTGA
- a CDS encoding glycerate kinase, whose product MTDGAVTEAAHVLVAADKFKGSLTAVQVAERVTAGIRHVVPDVRVEALPVADGGDGTVAAAVAAGFERRELRVTGPLGEPVTAAFALRGTTAVVEMAEASGLQLLPEGVFAPLTATTHGSGELLRAALDAGARTIVFGVGGSATTDGGAGMLAALGARFLDGDGEPVGPGGGGLRDLATADLSGLDPRFADVDLVLASDVDNPLTGPKGAPAVFAPQKGATERDVEVLDAALTHYVAVLEEAIGPRAAEAAASPGAGGAGGIGYGALVGLGASFRPGIELMLDILGFTDALGRATLVITGEGSLDEQTLHGKAPAGVAAAARAADVDVVAVCGRLALPPEALGRAGIRRAYALTDLEPDTARCIAEAGPLLERLASRLAEDFLR is encoded by the coding sequence GTGACGGACGGAGCAGTTACTGAGGCCGCGCACGTGCTCGTGGCGGCCGACAAGTTCAAGGGGTCGCTCACGGCCGTACAGGTCGCCGAGCGCGTGACCGCGGGGATCCGGCACGTCGTGCCGGACGTCCGGGTCGAAGCGCTGCCCGTCGCGGACGGCGGCGACGGCACGGTCGCGGCGGCGGTGGCCGCCGGGTTCGAGCGGCGCGAGCTGCGCGTGACCGGCCCACTCGGCGAGCCCGTGACCGCGGCCTTCGCGCTGCGCGGCACCACCGCGGTCGTGGAGATGGCGGAGGCGTCGGGCCTCCAGCTGCTGCCCGAGGGCGTCTTCGCCCCGCTCACGGCCACCACCCACGGCTCCGGCGAGCTGCTGCGCGCGGCGCTCGACGCGGGTGCCCGCACCATCGTCTTCGGCGTGGGCGGCAGCGCCACCACCGACGGCGGCGCCGGCATGCTCGCCGCGCTCGGCGCGCGCTTCCTCGACGGCGACGGCGAGCCCGTCGGTCCGGGCGGCGGCGGCCTGCGCGACCTGGCGACCGCCGACCTGTCCGGGCTGGACCCGCGCTTCGCGGACGTGGACCTGGTGCTCGCGAGCGACGTGGACAACCCGCTCACCGGCCCGAAGGGCGCGCCCGCGGTCTTCGCCCCGCAGAAGGGGGCCACCGAACGGGACGTGGAGGTCCTCGACGCCGCCCTCACGCACTACGTGGCGGTCCTTGAGGAGGCGATCGGCCCGCGCGCCGCGGAGGCGGCCGCCTCGCCGGGTGCGGGGGGCGCGGGCGGCATCGGTTACGGGGCCCTCGTCGGCCTCGGGGCGAGCTTCCGCCCCGGCATCGAGCTGATGCTGGACATCCTCGGCTTCACCGACGCCCTGGGCCGCGCCACGCTCGTCATCACCGGTGAGGGGTCCCTCGACGAGCAGACCCTGCACGGCAAGGCCCCCGCGGGCGTCGCCGCGGCGGCCCGCGCGGCCGACGTCGACGTCGTCGCCGTCTGCGGCCGGCTGGCCCTCCCGCCCGAGGCCCTCGGCCGGGCCGGCATCCGCCGGGCCTACGCGCTGACCGACCTGGAGCCGGACACGGCCCGGTGCATCGCCGAGGCGGGCCCCCTCCTGGAGCGCCTGGCGTCCCGCCTCGCCGAGGACTTCCTCCGCTGA
- a CDS encoding GNAT family N-acetyltransferase yields MDTDRDTRGDTGTATDGGAGAATAAGGDAGTGAYGARIALFPSERVRAEAGGALAALLRDAVHDGASVGFLAPLDTAEAAAWWRSAAAEVESGARTVWAARGAGGELLGVVSLVRPALPNQRHRGDVSKLLVHTSARGRGLGRRLLAAAEAGAADAGLTLLVLDTETGSPAEGLYRSAGWTRAGTVPGYAADPAGVPRGTTYYYKALG; encoded by the coding sequence ATGGACACGGACCGGGACACGCGTGGGGACACGGGCACGGCCACGGACGGGGGCGCCGGTGCGGCTACGGCTGCCGGCGGCGACGCCGGCACGGGCGCGTACGGGGCCCGCATCGCGCTCTTCCCCAGCGAACGTGTGCGCGCGGAGGCCGGTGGCGCGCTGGCAGCCCTGCTGCGGGACGCCGTGCACGACGGGGCGTCTGTCGGCTTCCTCGCGCCGCTGGACACCGCCGAGGCGGCCGCCTGGTGGCGCAGTGCGGCGGCGGAGGTGGAAAGCGGCGCCAGGACCGTCTGGGCGGCCCGCGGCGCCGGCGGGGAACTGCTGGGGGTGGTGTCGCTGGTGCGGCCCGCCCTCCCGAACCAGCGGCACCGCGGGGACGTGTCGAAACTGCTCGTGCACACCTCGGCGCGCGGCCGGGGCCTCGGGCGGCGGCTGCTGGCGGCCGCCGAGGCCGGGGCGGCCGACGCGGGGCTCACGCTGCTCGTCCTGGACACCGAGACCGGAAGCCCGGCGGAGGGGCTCTACCGCTCCGCCGGCTGGACCCGCGCGGGAACCGTCCCCGGGTACGCGGCCGACCCGGCGGGGGTGCCGCGCGGCACCACGTACTACTACAAGGCACTCGGCTGA
- a CDS encoding SIR2 family NAD-dependent protein deacylase yields the protein MTRVALLTGAGISTDSGIADYRGPDGLWRRDPDARKLVTYAYYMADPEIRRRAWRIRLDGPVLRARPNAAHLAVAALERTPGFAVRVLTQNVDGLHQLAGLPGRKVVELHGSARAVVCTGCGARSPMAAALERVAAGEDDPRCEACGGILKSATVMFGERLDPAVLGEAVAVATACDVFLAVGSSLRVQPAASLVRTAAENGARLVVVNAEPTPYDALAYEVVREPIGTALPALLGRL from the coding sequence ATGACGAGGGTCGCGTTGCTCACCGGCGCCGGGATCTCCACCGACTCGGGGATCGCCGACTACCGGGGTCCCGACGGGCTGTGGCGGCGCGACCCGGACGCCCGGAAGCTGGTCACGTACGCGTACTACATGGCCGATCCGGAGATCCGGCGCCGCGCCTGGCGGATACGCCTGGACGGTCCCGTCCTGCGGGCGCGGCCGAACGCCGCGCACCTGGCCGTGGCCGCGTTGGAGCGCACGCCGGGCTTCGCGGTGCGGGTGCTCACGCAGAACGTCGACGGGCTGCACCAGCTGGCCGGCCTGCCGGGGCGCAAGGTGGTGGAGCTGCACGGTTCGGCGCGGGCCGTGGTGTGCACCGGCTGCGGTGCCCGGTCGCCCATGGCCGCCGCCCTGGAGCGGGTGGCGGCGGGCGAGGACGATCCGCGGTGCGAGGCGTGCGGGGGGATCCTGAAGTCGGCGACCGTGATGTTCGGCGAGCGGCTGGACCCGGCGGTGCTGGGCGAGGCGGTGGCGGTCGCCACGGCGTGCGACGTGTTCCTCGCGGTGGGTTCGTCGCTCCGGGTCCAGCCGGCCGCGTCGCTGGTGCGGACCGCCGCCGAGAACGGGGCCCGGCTGGTCGTCGTGAACGCCGAGCCGACCCCGTACGACGCGCTGGCCTACGAGGTGGTGCGCGAGCCGATCGGTACGGCGCTGCCGGCACTGCTCGGGCGGCTCTGA